One window from the genome of Coturnix japonica isolate 7356 linkage group LGE64, Coturnix japonica 2.1, whole genome shotgun sequence encodes:
- the LOC107325871 gene encoding deleted in malignant brain tumors 1 protein-like isoform X6, which yields MGLPVALHPSPRFSWGRNQPTYTGVKSVRVLLLMVCLWGAVSSQSVELRLVSDFGRCAGRVEVLYNGIWGTVCGDNWDALDGQVVCRQLSCGTVLSVSGAARHGEGAGPIWLDDVNCTGTEAALSECRASPWGQHNCGHMEDASVECSESHVSKMGRIQLLDGPSRCAGRVEVLHDQRWGTICDDGWDLADANVVCRQLGCGTAVLATKAAHYGRGQDTIWLDEVNCTGREESIFDCKASAWGVNNCYHGEDAGVLCSDSGIPISMELRLVNGSTRCNGRVEVFHNDTWAALCDDGWGMAEAQVVCRQLGCGEALFAPVGSRFGQGSGQMWPGNINCTGSESALFTCRTRQWNKSTCHPWTSAGVVCAEGEQIRLVNYRNRCAGRVEILHNKRWGTVCDKNWDLLDANVVCRQLGCGRALSAPGQAQFGQGSGIVWLDGMNCTGSEYSLSACLAKPWGINTCDHWADAGVVCSDSIIPEPAHLRLVNGSHRCAGRVEVFHEEMWGAVCDRGWDKKDAEVVCRQLGCGTALSASGEAHLDAGSQRVWLENVSCEGTELSLTKCRASPWGKSSCSHGKHASVVCSGSVVSSFAPVRLVDGPGRCAGRLEVFHNGQWGTVCDDSWEFADAAVVCRQLDCGVVISAPPRAFYGQGQELMWLDDVNCTGTEAALSECNFKGWGIHNCYHHEVASVVCSGSGISDLTDLRLVNGSDKCSGRLEVFHDQRWGTVCADGWGLAEAYVVCRQLGCGTAHSASSSSQFGEGPRLIWVDAVECTGMERALFECKVKLWGAQSCKSKGYASVVCSGAVDIDLRSPEAIRLVSGPHRCSGRVEVFHSQQWGTVCHDDWDLKDANVVCRQLDCGTAVSAVRLSSFGQGSGPIWLEGVRCLGTEATLTECPVKPRGLHSCSHLEDAGVVCSGSRISNISALRLVDGLRNLSSVDVRLVNGPSRCAGRVEVLHNGQWGTVCDDGWDLNDAKVVCRQLGCGTVMSAPGRAHFGQGTGYIWLDDVSCTGIEDALPHCQARPWGQNNCNHREDAGVVCLDRNTTVEAAEIRLVNGPSRCAGRVEVLHDGQWGTVCDDDWNIQAATVVCRQLNCGRAESASRGARFGQGTGHIWLDDVNCAGTEDALHECRARPWGMNNCNHREDAGVVCSENSTSPLADDSNTTEETQIRLVNGPNRCAGRVEVFHSGQWGTVCDDSWNLRSAKVVCRQLGCGTAISAPGKAHFGRGSDVIWLDDVECSGTEASLSQCRLNNWGNHNCNHEEDAAVVCSGTNPFQVRLRDSSSPCAGHVEVRYNTTWYSICDKSWSSLEAEVVCKQLGCGPAQTENAGIRVGQNHNYVFLEGLQCRGAETLLLECQQNKIGPGACQHGVAAGVVCTEPRGSSSSCSALVTLLTLMVIVSGVLLWLYLKSSYAGAAQAADLRRPREQGAFAMPFQTGGAIYQPSEGQFHKDTDTETTELIREDALL from the exons GTGCAGTGTCCTCACAGTCGGTGGAACTCCGCCTGGTCAGTGACTTTGGCCGCTGTGCTGGGCGAGTGGAGGTGCTTTAcaatgggatatgggggacaGTGTGTGGTGACAACTGGGATGCCCTTGATGGCCAGGTTGTTTGTCGGCAGCTAAGCTGTGGAACGGTGCTGTCAGTCTCAGGAGCTGCTCGACATGGAGAAGGAGCAGGACCAATCTGGTTGGATGATGTAAACTGCACTGGGACAGAAGCTGCCCTTTCTGAATGCCGGGCCAGCCCATGGGGACAACACAATTGTGGCCACATGGAGGATGCCAGTGTGGAGTGCTCAG AATCTCACGTCTCCAAGATGGGTCGGATCCAGCTGCTCGATGGCCCCAGCCGTTGTGCAGGAAGAGTGGAGGTGCTCCATGACCAAAGATGGGGCACCATCTGTGATGATGGCTGGGATCTCGCTGATGCTAATGTGGTGTGCCGACAACTGGGCTGTGGAACAGCAGTGCTGGCCACGAAAGCGGCTCACTATGGGAGAGGACAAGATACCATCTGGTTGGATGAGGTGAACTGCACTGGAAGGGAGGAATCCATCTTTGACTGCAAGGCAAGTGCGTGGGGAGTCAACAACTGCTACCATGGAGAGGATGCTGGAGTGCTATGTTCAG aTTCAGGGATTCCTATTTCGATGGAGCTCCGCCTGGTCAACGGTTCAACTCGCTGCAATGGCAGAGTCGAGGTCTTTCACAACGACACTTGGGCAGCTTTGTGTGATGATGGCTGGGGGATGGCTGAGGCTCAAGTggtgtgcaggcagctgggctgtggtgAAGCACTGTTCGCTCCTGTTGGGTCTCGTTTTGGGCAAGGATCTGGACAGATGTGGCCAGGCAACATAAACTGCACAGGCTCAGAAAGTGCCCTCTTTACATGCAGAACAAGACAATGGAACAAAAGCACATGTCATCCTTGGACATCAGCTGGTGTGGTGTGTGCAG agggTGAGCAGATCCGGCTAGTGAATTATAGGAACCGCTGTGCTGGCAGGGTTGAGATCTTACACAACAAGCGTTGGGGAACTGTGTGTGACAAGAACTGGGATTTGCTGGATGCCAATGTGGTatgcaggcagctgggctgtggaAGAGCACTGTCAGCCCCTGGACAGGCTCAGTTTGGCCAAGGGTCTGGAATCGTGTGGCTGGATGGGATGAATTGCACAGGGTCTGAGTACTCACTGTCTGCCTGCTTGGCCAAGCCATGGGGAATCAATACTTGTGACCACTGGGCAGATGCTGGTGTGGTGTGCTCAG ACTCGATCATCCCAGAGCCTGCTCATCTCCGACTGGTGAATGGCTCACATCGCTGTGCTGGCCGAGTTGAGGTGTTTCACGAGGAGATGTGGGGAGCTGTGTGTGACCGTGGCTGGGATAAAAAGGATGCTGAGGTTGTGTGCcggcagctgggctgtgggacaGCACTGTCGGCCTCAGGTGAAGCACACTTGGATGCTGGATCTCAGCGCGTGTGGTTGGAGAATGTGAGCTGCGAGGGAACAGAACTATCTCTTACAAAATGCAGAGCGAGCCCATGGGGAAAGAGCAGCTGCAGTCATGGAAAGCATGCTAGCGTTGTGTGCTCAG GCTCGGTTGTTTCCAGTTTTGCCCCAGTTCGACTGGTGGATGGCCCAGGTCGCTGTGCTGGGAGACTGGAAGTGTTTCACAATGGGCAATGGGGAACGGTGTGCGATGACAGCTGGGAGTTCGCAGATGCTGCAGTGGTTTGCCGGCAGCTGGACTGTGGGGTGGTGATATCAGCTCCACCAAGGGCTTTCTATGGGCAAGGACAGGAACTCATGTGGCTGGATGACGTCAACTGCACGGGGACAGAAGCTGCCCTCTCTGAATGCAACTTCAaaggatggggtatccacaactGTTATCATCATGAAGTTGCCAGTGTGGTGTGCTCAG GATCAGGCATTTCTGACCTCACAGATCTCCGCCTGGTGAATGGCTCTGATAAATGCTCAGGAAGGCTTGAAGTTTTTCATGACCAGCGCTGGGGAACCGTCTGTGCTGATGGCTGGGGCCTGGCTGAAGCTTATGTGGTTTGCAGGCAACTGGGCTGTGGGACAGCACACTCTGCCTCAAGCTCTTCCCAATTTGGAGAAGGACCTCGTCTGATCTGGGTTGATGCTGTGGAATGCACAGGGATGGAGCGAGCCCTCTTTGAATGCAAAGTCAAGCTctggggagcccagagctgcaaGTCCAAGGGATATGCGAGTGTCGTGTGCTCTGGGGCTGTAG ACATAGACCTGCGGAGCCCAGAAGCCATACGACTGGTGAGTGGCCCACACCGCTGCTCTGGACGGGTGGAGGTGTTTCACAGTCAGCAGTGGGGGACAGTGTGCCATGATGACTGGGATCTGAAAGATGCCAATGTGGTGTGCCGGCAGCTGGACTGTGGAACAGCAGTGTCAGCTGTGAGGCTATCTTCATTTGGGCAAGGCTCTGGCCCCATCTGGCTAGAAGGAGTGAGATGTCTTGGGACGGAAGCTACCCTCACTGAATGCCCAGTCAAGCCTAGAGGACTCCATAGTTGCAGCCATTTGGAAGATGCTGGTGTTGTGTGCTCAG gCTCAAGGATTTCCAATATTTCCGCACTTCGGCTGGTGGATGGTTTGA GAAACTTGAGCTCAGTTGATGTACGGCTGGTGAACGGTCCCAGCCGCTGCGCCGGGAGAGTGGAGGTCCTGCACAACGGGCAGTGGGGGACGGTGTGTGATGATGGCTGGGACCTGAACGATGCCAAGGTGGTGTGCAGGCAGTTGGGCTGCGGAACAGTGATGTCAGCTCCGGGCAGGGCTCACTTTGGGCAAGGCACTGGGTACATCTGGCTGGACGACGTGAGCTGCACTGGGATCGAGGATGCACTCCCACATTGCCAAGCCCGTCCATGGGGACAGAATAATTGCAATCACAGAGAAGATGCTGGTGTAGTCTGCTTAG ACAGAAATACTACAGTGGAGGCAGCAGAAATCCGCCTCGTGAATGGCCCCAGTCGCTGTGCTGGGAGAGTGGAGGTGCTGCATGATGGACAATGGGGCACGGTCTGCGACGACGACTGGAACATCCAGGCTGCCACTGTGGTGTGTCGACAGCTGAACTGCGGCAGAGCTGAGTCAGCCTCCAGGGGGGCTCGCTTTGGGCAAGGCACTGGTCATATCTGGCTGGATGATGTGAACTGTGCTGGGACTGAGGATGCCCTTCACGAGTGCCGAGCCCGTCCATGGGGAATGAATAACTGCAACCACAGAGAAGATGCTGGCGTGGTCTGCTCAG aaaacagcacGTCTCCCCTTGCAGATGACTCCAACACAACAGAAGAAACGCAGATCCGATTGGTGAATGGCCCGAATCGATGTGCTGGCAGAGTGGAGGTGTTTCACAGTGGGCAATGGGGAACAGTGTGTGATGACAGCTGGAATTTAAGGAGTGCTAAGGTGGTGTGTCggcagctgggctgtggcaCAGCGATATCAGCTCCAGGCAAGGCTCACTTTGGACGAGGGTCTGATGTCATCTGGCTGGACGATGTGGAGTGCAGTGGTACTGAAGCCAGCCTCTCCCAGTGCAGACTGAATAACTGGGGAAACCATAACTGCAACCATGAGGAAGACGCAGCAGTGGTGTGCTCAG GCACCAACCCCTTCCAGGTGAGGCTGAGGGACAGCTCAAGCCCCTGTGCAGGGCATGTGGAGGTCCGGTACAATACCACCTGGTACAGCATCTGTGACAAAAGCTGGAGCTCACTGGAGGCAGAGGTGGTCTGcaagcagctgggctgtggaCCAGCACAGACTGAAAACGCAGGAATCCGGGTCGGCCAGAATCACAACTATGTCTTTCTGGAGGGTCTGCAATGCCGTGGTGCTGAGACACTCCTCCTGGAGTGCCAGCAGAACAAGATTGGCCCGGGGGCCTGCCAGCATGGCGTGGCAGCTGGTGTGGTGTGCACAGAGCCAAGAG GTTCTTCATCATCCTGCTCTGCATTGGTAACACTGCTCACCCTGATGGTGATAGTGAGTGGGGTCCTGCTGTGGCTCTACCTGAAGAGCAGTTACGCTGGAGCAGCCCAAGCTGCAG ACCTTAGACGTCCCAGGGAGCAAGGTGCCTTTGCAATGCCCTTCCAGACTGGAGGAGCCATTTACCAACCATCTGAAGGACAGTTCCACAAGGATACTGATACAGAGACAACTGAGCTCATCAGAGAAGATGCTCTCTTGTGA